From one Roseofilum reptotaenium CS-1145 genomic stretch:
- the grxC gene encoding glutaredoxin 3, whose translation MLDFLKPWLGRSSEPIKANVEIYTWQTCPFCIRAKLLLWWKGVSYTEYKIDGDEVARSQMAERAQGRRSVPQIFINDRHIGGCDELYALEEQGELNPLLTE comes from the coding sequence ATGCTCGATTTTCTCAAGCCTTGGTTAGGTCGTTCTTCAGAGCCGATTAAAGCGAACGTTGAAATTTACACTTGGCAAACCTGCCCATTCTGTATCCGAGCCAAATTATTATTGTGGTGGAAAGGCGTTTCCTATACAGAATATAAGATCGATGGAGATGAAGTGGCTCGAAGCCAAATGGCAGAACGGGCACAAGGACGGCGCTCCGTTCCACAAATCTTCATTAACGATCGCCACATTGGAGGCTGTGATGAGCTGTATGCTTTAGAGGAACAAGGAGAACTCAATCCTTTACTGACCGAATAA